From the genome of Papaver somniferum cultivar HN1 chromosome 2, ASM357369v1, whole genome shotgun sequence, one region includes:
- the LOC113353894 gene encoding uncharacterized protein LOC113353894 isoform X2, translating into MAAATSKVSRIEALISVKEDFLQKLLMEKHNRSEFIKAFCDDFIELFWATWNNNHQGRSTPIFDDEISGVAIDSQVETDVEKVIDEKLEGVPVDLNSASNFTQQSSIPPVPDEVLGSFPTINRSHIFDESKMIEDEIVFKSKSTSLDSCDLSLVEGNFQSTPIIDFISVDGSSDVNEVQEHKTSTVFLDYQEGKPFNLGNESCDSDVGFQVRKVINGEVKGISLLNEFSGNTSSPLGVEESNYRPKLKIEFSTLDGATDSIQDYKHHIYTVEVKKYENPYYLKELFYLQCQLHCLDYSYLLWVGVRSLFDRAST; encoded by the exons ATGGCCGCTGCAACATCTAAAGTTTCACGAATAGAAGCATTAATTTCAGTAAAAGAAGATTTTCTTCAAAAGTTACTGATGGAAAAGCACAACAGATCGGAGTTTATTAAAGCTTTTTGTGATGATTTTATTGAATTATTCTGGGCTACATGGAACAACAATCATCAGGGCAGATCAACACCAATTTTTGACGATGAAATCAGTGGCGTAGCTATTGACTCGCAGGTAGAAACTGATGTTGAGAAAGTAATCGATGAAAAACTTGAAGGAGTTCCTGTTGATTTGAATTCAGCTAGTAATTTCACTCAACAATCTTCAATTCCACCAGTACCAGATGAAGTTTTAGGTTCCTTTCCAACAATAAACCGTTCTCACATATTTGATGAATCGAAGATGATCGAGGATGAAATTGTTTTCAAATCGAAATCAACTTCACTTGATTCATGTGATTTGAGTTTAGTTGAAGGTAATTTTCAATCTACACCTATAATTGATTTCATTAGCGTCGATGGATCTAGCGATGTTAATGAGGTTCAGGAACACAAGACGTCTACAGTATTTCTGGATTACCAAGAAGGTAAGCCATTCAATTTGGGTAATGAATCTTGTGATtctgatgtgggttttcaagTTAGAAAGGTTATAAATGGGGAGGTCAAGGGAATCAGCTTGTTGAATGAGTTCAGTGGAAATACTTCTAGTCCTCTAGGAGTGGAGGAAAGTAATTACAGACCTAAACTCAAAATTGAATTCTCTACTCTTGATGGAGCTACAGATTCAATTCAGGATTACAAGCATCATATTTACACAGTTGAAGTGAAGAAGTACGAAAATCCTTATTACTTAAAGGAGTTATTCTATCTCCAATGCCAATTACACTGTCTGGATTATTCTTATCTTCTGTGGGTCGGCGTTCGCTCCTTATTCGATCGTG CATCTACTTGA
- the LOC113353894 gene encoding uncharacterized protein LOC113353894 isoform X1 yields the protein MFMRNWMYEETEFTCYLHCILWYHVTHEDYKKESCNSNSACSMESSCIGLYLAVGGWTNYKIGLCSGTAVGTLILVTIQQHFICNSQMKTILHLYSCEVFGMGSGQTDYGGKWNELDNILRTQFWVNILISGSGGDGHGRAIMSDPSSYLATDFYYPFYYVTFMNISFHKNLEVRNVIMYRPRQVFQPLSQNKWCLREVEQDVVGVTRRNDPPWCGNSRDTSLYIVGKARRRYNDERDDCILITLDLLHKFRGKVLSAQSIIDSVSFINGYQAATSSILSIMFLVVTIEKDHSSFNAREQATTAVFLVHLAYFLPSILEDKDDLEEWVFVMNLQEADHLGYGQPYLVMR from the coding sequence ATGTTCATGCGAAATTGGATGTATGAAGAAACTGAATTCACATGTTACTTACATTGCATCTTATGGTATCATGTCACTCATGAAGATTATAAAAAGGAGTCGTGTAACTCAAATTCTGCTTGTAGTATGGAAAGCAGTTGTATCGGCCTGTACCTAGCAGTGGGTGGCTGGACAAATTACAAGATAGGATTGTGTTCAGGGACAGCAGTGGGTACTCTTATTCTTGTTACTATTCAGCAACACTTTATTTGTAACAGTCAAATGAAGACGATTTTACATCTTTATAGTTGTGAAGTTTTTGGTATGGGTTCTGGCCAGACTGATTATGGTGGTAAATGGAATGAGCTGGACAATATATTAAGGACTCAGTTCTGGGTTAATATACTCATTTCAGGTTCAGGTGGTGATGGTCATGGCAGGGCGATAATGTCAGATCCTTCTTCATACTTGGCTACAGATTTTTATTACCCCTTCTACTATGTAACATTTATGAATATTTCATTTCATAAAAACTTAGAAGTGCGGAATGTGATAATGTACAGACCTAGACAAGTGTTTCAGCCATTATCTCAAAACAAGTGGTGTCTTAGAGAAGTTGAACAAGATGTTGTTGGGGTTACCAGGAGGAATGATCCACCTTGGTGTGGAAATTCTCGTGATACTTCATTATATATTGTTGGTAAAGCTAGGCGGAGATATAATGATGAGAGAGACGACTGCATCCTAATAACACTAGATCTTCTGCACAAGTTCAGAGGTAAGGTTCTATCTGCACAATCTATTATAGACAGTGTGAGTTTTATCAATGGCTATCAGGCCGCCACCTCATCAATTCTGTCAATTATGTTCCTTGTTGTTACGATTGAGAAGGATCACAGTTCTTTTAATGCTCGAGAACAAGCTACAACAGCAGTGTTTCTCGTCCACCTTGCTTATTTTCTACcttccatccttgaggacaaggatgatttggaGGAGTGGGTATTTGTCATGAACCTACAGGAGGCAGACCATCTTGGTTATGGGCAGCCCTATCTAGTTATGCGCTAG